Proteins from one Campylobacter concisus genomic window:
- the serS gene encoding serine--tRNA ligase, translating to MINLKLLETNYDEFVKKLEGKNVKAQLIDELLQTFNELKQKRKALENFQAIQNAKSKELGIKARAGEDVSELKNELNLNKAALADADEIAKQYEEKLEQISFNVPNITDNDVPFGKDEDDNVCIKTVLEPTKFSFTPKEHWELGESLGWLDFERGAKLSGSRFTVLRGMGARLSRALVNYMIDFNSARGFELVNVPYLVSSNTLFGTGQLPKFEEDLYKVRDEDLYLIPTSEVPVTNLYNDTIIEAEQLPIKMTCYSACFRQEAGSAGRDTRGMIRQHQFEKVELVSITKPDQSEDVLNEMVSCASDLLTSLGLPHRHMLLCSGDLGFSAAKTIDLEVWLPGQGKYREISSISNTRDFQARRAKIRFKDGKKNMLVNTLNGSSLAVGRTLIAIMENYQKADGTIEIPEVLKRYM from the coding sequence ATGATAAATTTAAAACTACTCGAGACAAATTACGATGAATTTGTAAAAAAACTTGAGGGAAAAAATGTAAAAGCTCAGCTGATTGACGAGCTTTTACAAACTTTTAACGAGCTAAAACAAAAGCGCAAAGCACTTGAAAATTTCCAAGCGATCCAAAATGCAAAGAGCAAAGAGCTTGGCATAAAGGCAAGAGCCGGTGAAGACGTAAGTGAGCTTAAAAATGAGCTAAATTTAAACAAAGCTGCACTTGCTGATGCTGATGAGATCGCTAAACAATATGAAGAAAAGCTTGAGCAAATTTCATTTAACGTGCCAAATATAACCGATAATGATGTGCCATTTGGTAAGGACGAGGACGATAATGTCTGCATAAAAACGGTGCTTGAGCCAACTAAATTTAGCTTTACACCAAAAGAGCACTGGGAGTTAGGTGAGAGTCTTGGCTGGCTTGACTTTGAAAGGGGCGCAAAGCTCTCAGGATCTCGCTTTACCGTGCTTAGAGGCATGGGAGCAAGGCTTAGTAGAGCGCTTGTTAATTACATGATCGACTTTAACAGCGCGCGTGGCTTTGAGCTTGTAAATGTCCCTTATCTAGTAAGCTCAAACACACTTTTTGGTACTGGTCAGCTGCCTAAATTTGAAGAGGATCTTTACAAGGTTCGCGACGAGGACCTTTACCTCATCCCAACTAGCGAAGTACCTGTGACAAATTTATACAATGACACGATCATTGAGGCCGAGCAGCTTCCTATAAAAATGACTTGCTACTCAGCATGCTTCCGCCAAGAGGCAGGCTCAGCAGGACGTGATACTAGAGGTATGATCCGCCAGCATCAGTTTGAAAAGGTCGAGTTGGTAAGCATCACAAAGCCTGATCAAAGCGAAGACGTGCTAAATGAGATGGTATCGTGCGCAAGCGATCTACTAACTAGCCTTGGACTTCCTCACCGCCATATGCTTCTTTGCAGTGGCGATCTTGGCTTTAGCGCGGCAAAGACGATAGACCTTGAGGTTTGGTTGCCAGGTCAAGGTAAATATAGAGAGATCAGCTCTATTTCTAATACTCGTGATTTTCAAGCAAGGCGTGCAAAAATTCGCTTTAAAGATGGTAAGAAAAATATGCTTGTAAATACGCTAAATGGCTCGAGTCTAGCTGTGGGTAGGACGCTAATAGCAATAATGGAAAACTACCAAAAAGCAGATGGCACTATCGAAATTCCAGAAGTTCTTAAAAGGTATATGTAG
- the kdsA gene encoding 3-deoxy-8-phosphooctulonate synthase — translation MILIAGPCVIESKELVFEVAKRLVKFNENPKLDFYFKSSFDKANRTSISSFRGPGLEKGCEILAEVKKEFGFKILTDIHESYQAQPVSEVADVLQIPAFLCRQTDLLVAAAKTKAVVNIKKGQFLAASAMKHSVKKVLETRGVSIDGYEVAKANGVWLTERGSTFGYGNLVVDMRNLVLMREFAPVIFDATHSVQMPSALGEKSGGDARFVPYLARAAAAAGVDGFFYETHVNPCEALCDGPNMLNLDELDANIAQIFKIKDALGDAN, via the coding sequence ATGATCTTAATCGCTGGACCTTGCGTGATAGAGAGTAAGGAGCTTGTTTTTGAAGTGGCAAAGAGGCTAGTTAAATTTAATGAAAATCCAAAGCTTGATTTTTACTTTAAGTCGAGTTTTGACAAGGCAAATCGCACGAGTATTAGCTCATTTCGTGGCCCTGGGCTAGAGAAGGGTTGTGAAATTTTAGCTGAGGTGAAAAAAGAATTTGGCTTTAAAATTTTAACCGATATCCACGAGAGCTATCAAGCTCAGCCTGTTAGCGAAGTGGCTGATGTGCTGCAAATTCCTGCATTTTTGTGCCGCCAAACTGATTTGCTCGTGGCAGCTGCAAAGACAAAAGCGGTCGTAAATATCAAAAAAGGGCAGTTTTTAGCAGCATCTGCTATGAAGCACTCTGTTAAAAAGGTGCTTGAGACAAGAGGTGTGAGCATCGATGGATACGAGGTCGCAAAGGCAAATGGCGTCTGGCTAACCGAGCGAGGCAGCACCTTTGGTTACGGAAACTTAGTCGTAGATATGCGAAATTTGGTGCTAATGCGCGAATTTGCGCCAGTGATTTTCGACGCTACGCATAGCGTGCAGATGCCGTCGGCTTTGGGTGAGAAAAGCGGCGGGGACGCGAGATTCGTACCGTATTTGGCGCGTGCGGCGGCGGCTGCGGGCGTGGACGGATTTTTCTACGAGACGCACGTAAATCCTTGCGAGGCGCTTTGCGACGGGCCGAATATGCTAAATTTGGATGAGTTAGACGCAAATATCGCTCAAATTTTTAAGATAAAAGACGCCCTAGGCGATGCAAACTAA
- a CDS encoding shikimate kinase, with protein sequence MKTKNNNIVLIGFMGVGKGTTARALSKALKTINLDCDDLLESSQNMKIKAIFEEYGEEHFRQLEKDLAKFLATNVKNAIISTGGGFAKVKNLKKIGTVIYLKASFEAIMQRLKNSKNSEKKLAKRPLLSDLKRAEALHLEREELYEKKADYIVEVEGKTPKQIVKEIRMLLKI encoded by the coding sequence ATGAAAACAAAGAACAATAATATCGTTTTGATAGGATTTATGGGCGTTGGCAAAGGCACGACCGCAAGGGCGTTAAGCAAGGCACTAAAGACGATAAACCTTGACTGCGACGACTTGCTAGAGAGCTCTCAAAATATGAAGATAAAAGCTATCTTTGAAGAGTACGGAGAGGAGCATTTTAGGCAGCTTGAAAAGGATCTAGCCAAATTTTTAGCCACAAATGTCAAAAATGCGATCATTTCGACAGGTGGCGGCTTTGCAAAGGTTAAAAATTTAAAAAAAATTGGTACCGTGATCTATCTAAAAGCTAGTTTTGAAGCGATCATGCAAAGGCTAAAAAATAGCAAAAATAGCGAGAAAAAACTCGCCAAACGTCCGCTTTTAAGCGATCTAAAAAGAGCTGAGGCGTTACATCTGGAGCGAGAGGAGCTTTATGAGAAAAAGGCTGATTACATCGTCGAAGTCGAGGGTAAAACTCCAAAGCAAATCGTAAAAGAGATAAGGATGCTTTTAAAAATTTAG
- the der gene encoding ribosome biogenesis GTPase Der — protein MQKVILVGKPNVGKSSLFNRLAGRRIAITSDVSGTTRDTNKAKIEVEGKECILIDSGGLDDSSELFKNVKAKTLAEARNSDAILYMVNGKMMPDDEDRAIFYELSKLNLPIALVINKIDSKKDEQREWEFVSFGAKNAFGISVSHNTGIDELSMWLAKHIEDKAQIKADTSEDFDDFLENYNDKGELSDEIDYESKNIRVGIIGRVNVGKSSLLNALVKESRAVVSDVAGTTIDPVNEIYEHDGRVFEFVDTAGIRKRGKIEGIERYALNRTEKILEETDVALLVLDSSEPLTELDERIAGIASKFELGVIIVLNKWDKSSEEFDELCKEIKDRFKFLAYAPIISVSALGGKRVHKIYPLIVEIYKNYTQKIQTSKLNEVIGEATKAHPLPRDKGRVVKIYYAVQFKTAPIMIALIMNRPKCLHFSYKRYLTNKLRESFNLTGVPIVLIPKKRGESDENKEQ, from the coding sequence TTGCAAAAAGTAATATTAGTAGGCAAGCCAAATGTCGGCAAAAGCTCACTTTTTAACCGCTTAGCTGGTCGTCGTATCGCTATAACAAGCGATGTTAGCGGCACGACAAGAGATACGAACAAAGCTAAGATCGAAGTTGAGGGCAAAGAGTGCATTTTAATCGACAGTGGCGGCCTTGATGATAGCAGCGAGCTTTTCAAAAATGTAAAAGCAAAGACCTTAGCAGAGGCTAGAAATTCAGACGCCATTTTATACATGGTCAATGGCAAAATGATGCCAGATGATGAAGATAGAGCCATTTTTTATGAGCTTAGCAAGCTAAATTTACCAATCGCACTAGTCATCAACAAAATAGACAGCAAAAAAGACGAACAAAGAGAGTGGGAATTTGTAAGCTTTGGTGCGAAAAATGCCTTTGGAATTTCCGTAAGCCACAACACAGGCATAGATGAGCTTAGCATGTGGCTAGCAAAGCACATAGAAGATAAAGCTCAGATAAAGGCCGATACAAGCGAAGATTTTGATGATTTTTTAGAAAACTATAACGACAAGGGAGAGCTAAGCGACGAGATAGACTATGAGAGCAAAAACATCAGAGTTGGTATCATAGGCCGCGTAAATGTCGGCAAAAGCTCGCTTTTAAACGCTCTTGTAAAGGAGAGTCGCGCTGTCGTTAGCGACGTGGCAGGCACTACGATAGATCCAGTTAATGAAATTTACGAGCATGATGGCAGGGTTTTTGAGTTTGTAGATACTGCTGGCATCAGAAAGCGTGGCAAGATCGAGGGCATCGAGAGATACGCACTAAATAGAACTGAGAAAATTTTAGAAGAGACGGACGTAGCGCTACTAGTGCTTGATAGCTCTGAGCCATTAACTGAGCTTGATGAGCGTATCGCTGGCATCGCTTCAAAATTTGAGCTCGGCGTCATCATCGTGCTAAACAAATGGGATAAAAGTAGCGAAGAATTTGACGAACTCTGTAAAGAGATAAAGGATAGATTTAAATTTTTAGCATACGCGCCGATCATCAGTGTTTCGGCACTTGGCGGCAAAAGAGTGCATAAAATTTACCCGCTCATAGTTGAAATTTATAAAAACTACACTCAAAAAATCCAAACTTCAAAGCTAAACGAAGTGATTGGCGAAGCGACCAAAGCACACCCACTGCCACGCGATAAAGGCAGGGTCGTGAAAATTTACTATGCAGTGCAGTTTAAGACAGCGCCGATCATGATAGCGCTCATAATGAACCGCCCAAAATGCCTGCACTTTAGCTACAAACGCTATTTAACAAATAAGCTTAGAGAGAGCTTTAATCTAACTGGCGTACCTATCGTGCTAATCCCTAAAAAACGTGGAGAGAGTGATGAAAACAAAGAACAATAA
- a CDS encoding TlpA family protein disulfide reductase, whose translation MRYKILFLCLVSALVMGCVKQYEKHHITLNDSSGIDTQFFPTEKRLKIGDKPYMLFFFGTDCGVCKAAIPDLNALEKEYGKKVQFIGVLGPSKGFDKDIELLKEHNITFKTTSDKVSVDYFSKAVGGVMGVPVIYFFDKDGKMRSKFIGLTPKSVLESAIRSLL comes from the coding sequence ATGAGATATAAAATTTTATTTTTATGTCTAGTCTCAGCCCTAGTTATGGGCTGCGTCAAACAGTATGAGAAGCATCACATCACTCTAAATGACTCAAGCGGTATTGATACGCAGTTTTTTCCAACGGAAAAGAGGCTAAAGATAGGTGATAAGCCATATATGCTATTTTTCTTTGGCACTGACTGCGGAGTGTGCAAGGCCGCAATACCTGACCTAAATGCGCTTGAAAAAGAGTATGGTAAAAAGGTTCAATTCATTGGTGTTTTAGGACCTAGTAAAGGCTTTGATAAAGATATTGAGCTTTTAAAAGAGCACAACATCACCTTTAAAACTACGAGCGACAAGGTTTCAGTTGATTACTTTAGCAAGGCAGTTGGTGGTGTCATGGGCGTGCCAGTTATCTATTTTTTTGATAAAGATGGTAAGATGCGATCAAAATTTATCGGTCTTACGCCAAAAAGTGTACTTGAAAGTGCTATAAGATCGCTCTTATAG
- a CDS encoding copper resistance protein CopD, which yields MQNLYPYAQIIHLFCAIIFVGYLFFDVIIFKAACKKMPPELAQKAKQAIGSVAIKIMPLCILLLVLTGGMMMSNWVGSKAGGYFETNLQIIFMIKFFLAMLIVAAVITNLSCKFIFKRPSPLGNIHPFALTAAVFIVLFAKVMFMV from the coding sequence ATGCAAAATTTATATCCATACGCACAAATAATTCATCTTTTTTGTGCAATCATTTTTGTTGGTTACCTCTTTTTTGATGTAATCATTTTTAAGGCAGCTTGTAAAAAAATGCCACCTGAGCTTGCTCAAAAGGCAAAACAGGCTATCGGTTCAGTTGCTATTAAGATAATGCCACTTTGCATCTTGCTTTTGGTATTAACTGGAGGCATGATGATGAGTAACTGGGTCGGATCAAAGGCTGGAGGCTACTTTGAGACAAATTTACAAATCATTTTTATGATCAAATTTTTCTTAGCAATGCTAATCGTAGCTGCGGTTATAACAAATTTGAGCTGCAAATTTATATTTAAACGCCCTAGCCCACTTGGCAACATACATCCATTTGCGCTAACAGCAGCAGTTTTTATAGTACTTTTTGCAAAAGTTATGTTTATGGTTTAA
- a CDS encoding DMT family transporter produces the protein MQTKGFLWVLGGAVAECGWAYGLKHASSAPEIALTAMLVCVSFTSFIIAMKYLPISITYTVFVGLGAFFVVIAEIVSEFRASGQTPDLLRLFFIATLIAGVLGLKRLKS, from the coding sequence ATGCAAACTAAGGGCTTTTTGTGGGTGTTGGGCGGCGCGGTCGCCGAGTGCGGCTGGGCGTATGGGCTAAAGCACGCCTCAAGCGCACCGGAGATCGCGCTCACGGCGATGCTCGTTTGCGTTAGCTTCACGTCGTTTATAATCGCTATGAAATACCTGCCCATTAGCATCACGTACACCGTGTTCGTGGGGCTTGGGGCCTTTTTTGTAGTGATTGCTGAGATCGTGAGCGAATTTCGCGCGAGCGGTCAGACGCCGGATTTATTGCGGCTATTTTTCATAGCGACGCTGATCGCGGGCGTGCTGGGGCTAAAAAGGCTAAAATCTTGA
- a CDS encoding tetratricopeptide repeat protein, with product MAEEEVVVLKPPGEQAEQAPEEAKAEAPEEIVSLESIASEGVLQDESIPEPIPVKKSNKKLFIIAGVVALVLIILIVVLLVILLKKDKKENIDTASIVKNIENNYQTQNFGASKIDEMINKANQFYERGNKFEALKIYENIAVYNQSLSNYNLGVSQMKQERCDEAIVSFNKAITDRENTAVSAINAAVCSLELNNTKNFNYYIGLADSFLQYENNSPLYSYYYALINYYKGNYYEALQALSHPNTTDYKNEYAYLSAKILSLLGDDERAIAKLEGQKAFKADFTLAQLYARLGKYDKARDYLTKASKNTPNIDLIKMTEALIDLKTADYGDAAAFIKDVYDYNASLPSKIYKIKTILKPDLFDVSLAQAHFSDDMFFDRTRRYETLFYFAPYKVFDAKQSIEQIRKGGVSVFLDDTSAANDYLSQSAAASKVNAKLSEAIAKALSYRLKEANKEFEELASTYPNHSILQYNLALSYAQLGNFSLAAKHFIASYHQDVNNHLAGIFGAICLDINRNLNPKLIEEIGENLENDKSLKPVNLYASLLSLVSGNQSAMIRWLEEPKEQTMLNLAFDIIIAKVTNNDELMAKKADELLKILPNDIIANILNFISKNKEQNVKEYAKAIQIHFNGKQLDSNAFYHGADIIKKQYIKLLQISGLLTRERDKLRAELKNTPKNINLIQTLAYVDIFTNDFEESYKLYNQAIDEFKVNDASTLFLASVAATGAGKVSNAIALLELTKLNDANAIENRIALGLMYQQIDNIKAALIQYSKIGNVEYESEFYDFEIDNE from the coding sequence GTGGCTGAAGAAGAGGTTGTAGTTTTAAAACCACCTGGCGAGCAAGCAGAGCAAGCGCCTGAAGAGGCAAAAGCCGAGGCACCTGAAGAGATCGTCTCACTTGAGAGTATCGCAAGTGAGGGTGTGCTACAAGATGAGAGCATCCCAGAGCCAATTCCTGTAAAAAAGAGCAATAAAAAGCTCTTTATAATAGCAGGCGTGGTCGCTCTAGTGCTTATCATCTTAATAGTGGTTTTGCTAGTTATCTTGCTAAAGAAAGACAAAAAAGAGAACATAGATACTGCAAGTATCGTAAAAAATATAGAAAACAACTACCAAACGCAAAATTTTGGCGCTTCAAAGATCGATGAGATGATAAATAAAGCCAATCAGTTCTATGAGCGTGGCAATAAATTTGAAGCGTTAAAAATTTATGAAAACATAGCTGTTTATAACCAGTCTCTCTCAAACTACAACCTCGGTGTTTCGCAGATGAAACAAGAAAGATGTGATGAGGCGATCGTATCTTTTAACAAAGCTATAACTGATAGAGAAAACACGGCGGTTAGTGCGATAAACGCAGCCGTTTGCTCACTTGAGCTAAATAACACTAAAAATTTTAATTACTATATAGGACTTGCTGATTCATTTTTGCAGTATGAAAACAACTCGCCACTTTATAGCTATTACTACGCGCTTATAAACTACTATAAAGGCAACTATTACGAGGCGCTTCAAGCACTTTCTCATCCAAATACCACAGATTATAAAAACGAATATGCATATTTAAGCGCAAAAATTTTATCACTTCTTGGAGATGATGAGAGAGCAATAGCTAAGCTTGAAGGGCAAAAGGCATTTAAGGCCGACTTCACGCTAGCACAGCTCTATGCAAGACTTGGCAAATACGATAAGGCAAGGGATTATCTAACAAAAGCTTCTAAAAATACGCCAAATATCGATCTTATCAAGATGACTGAGGCGCTAATTGATCTAAAAACTGCTGACTACGGCGACGCGGCAGCATTTATCAAAGATGTTTACGACTACAATGCTTCTTTGCCAAGCAAAATTTACAAGATAAAAACGATACTAAAGCCTGATCTTTTTGATGTCAGCCTAGCTCAGGCACACTTTAGTGATGATATGTTTTTTGATAGAACAAGGCGCTATGAGACGCTTTTCTACTTCGCACCCTACAAGGTCTTTGACGCAAAACAGAGCATCGAGCAGATAAGAAAAGGCGGTGTTAGCGTCTTTTTAGACGATACATCAGCAGCAAACGACTATCTTAGCCAAAGTGCAGCTGCTTCAAAAGTAAATGCAAAACTTAGCGAAGCTATCGCAAAAGCACTAAGCTACCGCTTAAAAGAAGCGAATAAAGAGTTTGAAGAGCTAGCTAGCACTTATCCAAATCACTCTATCTTACAATACAACCTCGCCCTAAGCTACGCTCAGCTTGGAAATTTTAGCCTTGCTGCAAAACACTTCATAGCAAGCTATCACCAGGACGTAAATAACCATCTTGCAGGTATTTTTGGGGCAATCTGTCTAGATATAAATAGAAATTTGAACCCAAAACTCATTGAAGAGATCGGCGAAAATTTAGAAAATGACAAGAGTTTAAAGCCTGTAAATTTATATGCCTCGCTTCTAAGCCTGGTTAGCGGCAACCAAAGTGCGATGATAAGGTGGCTTGAAGAGCCAAAAGAGCAGACAATGCTAAATTTAGCCTTTGATATCATCATCGCAAAAGTAACAAACAATGATGAGCTAATGGCAAAGAAAGCTGATGAACTACTAAAAATTTTGCCAAATGATATTATTGCAAATATCTTAAATTTCATCTCGAAAAACAAAGAGCAAAATGTCAAAGAGTATGCAAAAGCGATACAAATTCACTTTAATGGCAAGCAGCTTGATTCAAACGCTTTCTATCACGGTGCTGATATCATCAAAAAACAATACATCAAGCTACTTCAAATTTCGGGCTTACTTACAAGAGAGCGTGATAAATTAAGAGCTGAGCTAAAAAATACTCCAAAGAATATAAATTTAATCCAAACTCTGGCCTATGTCGATATCTTTACAAACGATTTTGAAGAAAGTTATAAACTTTACAATCAGGCAATCGATGAGTTTAAAGTAAATGACGCTAGCACATTATTTTTAGCATCTGTGGCTGCAACAGGAGCTGGAAAAGTATCAAACGCGATCGCACTTTTAGAGCTAACAAAACTAAATGATGCTAATGCTATCGAAAATAGAATAGCTCTTGGCCTAATGTATCAGCAGATAGATAATATAAAAGCAGCTCTTATACAATACAGCAAAATAGGAAATGTTGAATATGAAAGCGAATTTTACGACTTTGAGATAGATAATGAGTAA
- a CDS encoding DMT family transporter: MLKRFYISHLGIFYMLFACFMFAVTGAFAKYLSKDMPSIEVVFFRNLIGLFIVIYAIYRFPFKQAGGHFFLLMFRGFVGTVALFAFFYNVAHVNLATAFTFQKTNPIFTAILAAFIFKERLSSLGWFAVFLGFGGILLVIQPNLGISKTDIIGVWSGLGAAIAYTSVKELNKSYGTNVIVLSFMLWGSFLPLICMGLAEFFTYEPLDFLFSKFSMPSWYNVIFILLMGLSGYFFQSYMTKAFAVGKKAGVIAAVSYADVIFTLIIGYFMGDALPNHLALVGIMLVVVSGILVVREK, translated from the coding sequence ATGTTAAAAAGGTTTTATATTTCGCATCTTGGCATTTTTTATATGCTCTTTGCTTGCTTTATGTTTGCCGTTACTGGCGCATTCGCAAAGTATCTTAGCAAAGATATGCCATCTATCGAAGTTGTATTTTTTAGAAATTTAATAGGCCTTTTCATCGTTATTTATGCCATTTATAGATTTCCATTTAAGCAAGCTGGTGGACACTTTTTTTTACTGATGTTTCGCGGTTTTGTGGGTACGGTCGCACTTTTTGCCTTTTTTTATAATGTCGCTCATGTAAATTTGGCCACAGCTTTTACATTTCAAAAGACAAATCCAATCTTTACAGCCATCCTCGCAGCCTTTATTTTCAAAGAGCGTCTAAGCTCGCTTGGCTGGTTTGCTGTATTTTTGGGATTTGGGGGAATTTTGCTTGTTATCCAGCCAAATTTAGGCATAAGCAAGACTGATATTATCGGCGTTTGGAGTGGCCTTGGTGCAGCGATCGCATATACGAGTGTAAAGGAGCTAAACAAGAGTTACGGTACAAATGTTATCGTGCTAAGTTTTATGCTTTGGGGCTCGTTTTTGCCACTTATTTGCATGGGTTTGGCAGAATTTTTCACCTACGAGCCACTTGATTTTTTGTTTTCAAAATTTAGCATGCCAAGCTGGTATAACGTTATTTTTATCTTGCTAATGGGGCTTAGCGGATATTTTTTTCAGTCGTACATGACAAAGGCGTTTGCGGTTGGCAAAAAGGCTGGAGTGATCGCTGCGGTTAGCTACGCAGACGTCATTTTCACGCTTATAATTGGCTATTTTATGGGCGATGCGTTACCAAATCACTTAGCGCTTGTAGGTATCATGCTTGTCGTGGTTAGTGGAATTTTAGTTGTTAGAGAAAAGTAG
- a CDS encoding ABC transporter ATP-binding protein → MQNALELKNICKIFGDVKALDDINFEVKKGEWVSVMGPSGSGKSTLVNILSLMDTPSSGTYMLGGDDASNLNADDTLKFRREKIGLIFQQFHLVPYLSALENVMIAQYYHSSVDEEDAKKALEAVGLSHRLTHRPSQLSGGEQQRLCIARSLINDPEILIADEPTGNLDEANERVILDLFCKLRKEGKTILLVTHNPDLGEYGDKIVYLRHGKLEKIRTIENPKVPNEI, encoded by the coding sequence ATGCAAAATGCACTAGAATTAAAAAATATTTGTAAAATTTTTGGCGATGTTAAAGCACTTGATGATATAAATTTTGAGGTTAAAAAAGGTGAGTGGGTCAGCGTAATGGGGCCAAGTGGTAGTGGTAAGAGTACGCTTGTAAATATCCTTTCACTAATGGATACTCCAAGTAGTGGTACTTATATGCTCGGTGGCGATGATGCGAGCAATCTAAATGCTGATGATACACTTAAATTTAGACGCGAGAAGATCGGTCTTATTTTTCAGCAGTTTCACTTAGTGCCATATCTTAGCGCACTTGAAAATGTGATGATCGCTCAGTACTATCACAGCTCAGTTGATGAAGAGGACGCTAAAAAGGCACTTGAGGCAGTTGGTCTTTCTCACAGGCTAACGCATAGACCAAGTCAGCTAAGTGGTGGTGAGCAACAACGCCTTTGTATCGCACGCTCGCTCATAAACGATCCTGAAATTTTAATAGCAGATGAGCCAACTGGTAACCTTGATGAAGCAAATGAAAGAGTTATACTTGATCTATTTTGCAAGCTAAGAAAAGAGGGCAAGACGATACTTCTAGTAACTCACAACCCTGATCTTGGTGAGTATGGCGATAAGATCGTCTATCTAAGACATGGCAAGCTAGAGAAAATTCGCACTATTGAAAATCCAAAGGTGCCAAATGAGATATAA
- the trpS gene encoding tryptophan--tRNA ligase, with the protein MRVLTGLQPSGKLHLGNYFASIKQMVDMQEQNEMFMFIANYHAMTSLSEAKALKQNTFEAACAFLALGIDPNKSIFWVQSDVKDVLELYWVLSQHTPMGLLERAHSYKDKVAKGLSSHHGLFSYPVLMAADILLYNAQVVPVGKDQIQHVEIARDIAIKFNNEHGEIFTLPEAKIDENVATVPGTNGEKMSKSYGNTIDIFADAKTLKKQISSIVTDGTPLEEPKQWQNCNVYNIAKLFLDESGQKELQARYERGGEGHGHFKAYLNELIWDYFKDAREKFEHYQNNPDEVSGILEIGAKKASNVAQTTIKKVREVVGIY; encoded by the coding sequence ATGAGAGTATTAACCGGCCTCCAACCCTCCGGCAAACTACACCTTGGCAACTACTTTGCCTCGATAAAACAGATGGTTGATATGCAAGAGCAAAATGAGATGTTTATGTTTATAGCAAACTACCACGCGATGACAAGCCTTAGCGAGGCCAAAGCCCTAAAGCAAAACACTTTTGAGGCTGCGTGTGCGTTTTTGGCACTTGGGATCGATCCAAATAAAAGCATATTTTGGGTGCAAAGTGACGTTAAAGACGTGCTTGAGCTTTACTGGGTGCTAAGCCAGCACACACCGATGGGCCTACTTGAGCGCGCGCATAGTTACAAAGATAAAGTCGCAAAAGGTCTTAGTTCGCACCACGGACTCTTTAGCTATCCAGTTTTGATGGCAGCTGACATTTTGCTTTATAATGCACAGGTCGTACCCGTGGGCAAAGACCAGATCCAGCACGTAGAGATCGCACGTGATATTGCGATAAAATTTAACAACGAGCATGGAGAAATTTTTACATTGCCTGAGGCGAAGATCGATGAAAATGTCGCCACCGTGCCTGGCACAAATGGCGAAAAGATGAGTAAAAGCTACGGCAATACAATCGACATCTTTGCTGATGCTAAAACGCTTAAAAAGCAAATTTCTAGCATCGTGACAGATGGCACGCCGCTTGAAGAGCCAAAGCAGTGGCAAAACTGCAACGTCTATAATATCGCCAAACTTTTCTTAGACGAGAGTGGGCAAAAAGAGCTTCAAGCTAGATATGAGCGTGGTGGCGAGGGGCATGGGCACTTTAAAGCTTATCTAAATGAGCTTATTTGGGACTATTTTAAAGATGCGAGAGAGAAATTTGAGCATTATCAAAATAATCCTGACGAAGTGTCTGGAATTTTAGAAATAGGAGCCAAAAAGGCAAGTAATGTTGCTCAAACAACGATAAAAAAAGTTCGTGAAGTAGTCGGAATTTATTAA
- a CDS encoding adenine-specific methyltransferase EcoRI family protein yields the protein MAKSKNANLHKAKSGKNDEFYTQFNDIQNEVRHYKEHFKDKIVFCNCDDPKQSNFFKYFAYNFYLLGLKDL from the coding sequence ATGGCAAAAAGTAAAAATGCAAATTTACATAAGGCTAAAAGCGGTAAAAATGATGAATTTTACACGCAGTTTAATGATATTCAAAATGAAGTAAGACACTACAAAGAGCATTTTAAAGACAAAATTGTGTTTTGCAACTGCGACGATCCTAAGCAGTCAAATTTCTTTAAATATTTTGCCTATAACTTTTATCTTTTGGGCTTAAAAGACTTGTGA